The Cohaesibacter intestini genome includes a window with the following:
- a CDS encoding flagellar basal body-associated FliL family protein, whose product MADEVEIDEEGAEGEGSGGKKKLIIIIALALVLLLGGGGAAYYFLMMSSDEVVEPENDPNAEPEAKAYFYDLPEMTVNLNSKSRRAQYLRIKVSLEMNSQEQARRIEPFMPRVLDAFQVYLRELRTSDLEGSAGLFRLKRELLKRINDAIYPVKVNDILFKEILIQ is encoded by the coding sequence ATGGCTGACGAAGTCGAAATTGATGAAGAAGGTGCCGAGGGCGAAGGCTCTGGTGGCAAGAAAAAGCTGATCATCATCATCGCGCTTGCGCTCGTGCTGTTGTTGGGCGGCGGCGGTGCCGCTTACTATTTTCTGATGATGTCATCCGACGAGGTGGTTGAACCGGAGAATGATCCCAATGCAGAGCCGGAAGCAAAGGCCTATTTCTACGATCTTCCTGAGATGACTGTTAACCTGAACTCGAAGAGCCGTCGGGCGCAGTATTTGCGCATCAAGGTGTCCCTTGAGATGAACAGTCAGGAGCAGGCCCGTAGGATCGAGCCTTTTATGCCGCGGGTTCTGGATGCTTTCCAGGTCTATTTGCGGGAGCTTCGGACTTCGGATCTGGAAGGGTCTGCTGGTCTGTTCCGTTTGAAGCGGGAGCTTCTCAAGCGGATCAATGATGCGATTTATCCGGTCAAGGTGAATGATATCCTGTTCAAGGAAATCCTTATCCAGTAG
- a CDS encoding flagellar hook-basal body complex protein: MENSQLIGLSRQMVLRRKMDVIANNLANINTAGYKADNLMFKEHLMPVARMNEFQSSDRKLSYVEDDRIAHKFAPGAVVDTGNPVNAALNDEKSFFVVQGPGGERYTRNGEFDINSQGQLVTSDGLPVVGQDGPILFTTEDTNISISRDGLITSDRGEVGRFQVVTFNDMQSLKKEGYSLFAGENPVPVDAPVVLGGRVERSNVQGVVEISRMIQVTRSYTSLAKALSQVSELRSNAIDTLGKLQA; the protein is encoded by the coding sequence ATGGAGAACTCACAACTCATCGGCCTGTCGAGACAGATGGTCTTGCGACGCAAGATGGATGTCATCGCCAACAATCTGGCCAACATCAACACTGCCGGCTACAAGGCCGACAATCTGATGTTCAAGGAACATCTGATGCCAGTGGCACGGATGAATGAATTTCAATCGTCCGATCGTAAGCTGTCCTATGTCGAGGATGATCGCATCGCGCATAAGTTTGCACCCGGTGCCGTTGTTGACACTGGCAATCCGGTCAATGCTGCCCTCAACGATGAAAAATCCTTTTTCGTGGTTCAGGGCCCGGGCGGCGAACGGTATACCCGCAACGGTGAATTTGACATAAACTCGCAAGGTCAGCTGGTCACCTCCGATGGGCTTCCTGTCGTCGGTCAGGACGGACCGATCCTCTTCACCACCGAAGACACCAACATCTCCATCTCCCGTGACGGCCTGATCACATCAGATCGTGGCGAGGTTGGCCGCTTTCAGGTTGTCACCTTCAACGACATGCAGTCTCTCAAGAAAGAGGGATATTCACTGTTTGCCGGTGAAAACCCAGTTCCTGTCGATGCTCCTGTCGTTCTGGGCGGCCGTGTTGAACGCTCCAACGTCCAAGGCGTCGTCGAAATTTCCCGCATGATTCAGGTAACCCGCTCCTACACGTCCCTCGCCAAGGCCTTGAGCCAGGTCTCGGAACTGCGCTCCAACGCGATTGACACACTCGGCAAGCTTCAGGCTTGA
- the flgG gene encoding flagellar basal-body rod protein FlgG, with amino-acid sequence MRALYIASTGMLAQERNVEVTSNNIANMRTTGFKKFRAEFQDLLYQDLRRTGSSTSATGTTVPVGIQIGSGVRVAATSRIMSQGSVENTGKELDVAIRGQGFFQITMPDGRVGYTRDGSFEIDNNGRLVTVDGYEVQPGITFPNDTRDITINNEGEVQVTTGNSTAVQTLGQLTLARFVNKAGLDAMGDNLYLETGASGAPQVSTPGTAGYGTLLQKHLEMANVNSVAEISDLIAAQRAYEMNSRVIKAADEMLSATSNLR; translated from the coding sequence ATGAGAGCCCTCTATATTGCGTCAACCGGCATGCTGGCACAGGAACGCAACGTCGAAGTAACATCGAACAACATCGCCAACATGCGGACGACTGGCTTCAAAAAATTCCGCGCCGAATTTCAGGATCTGCTCTATCAGGATTTGCGCCGGACCGGCTCCTCGACCTCAGCCACAGGAACCACCGTACCGGTTGGCATCCAGATTGGTTCTGGTGTCCGGGTCGCCGCCACCTCGCGCATCATGTCGCAGGGGTCGGTAGAAAATACCGGCAAGGAGCTCGACGTTGCCATTCGGGGCCAAGGCTTCTTCCAGATCACCATGCCTGATGGCCGGGTTGGCTACACACGGGACGGTTCCTTCGAGATCGACAACAATGGCCGTCTGGTCACCGTCGATGGCTATGAAGTCCAGCCCGGCATCACATTCCCCAATGACACCCGCGACATCACCATCAACAATGAAGGGGAAGTGCAGGTCACGACCGGCAACAGCACCGCAGTGCAGACGCTGGGTCAGCTGACCCTTGCCCGTTTCGTCAACAAGGCTGGCCTCGATGCAATGGGGGACAATCTGTATCTGGAAACCGGTGCCAGCGGTGCGCCGCAGGTCTCAACCCCCGGCACAGCAGGCTATGGCACTTTGCTGCAAAAGCATCTGGAAATGGCAAACGTCAACTCGGTCGCCGAGATTTCTGATCTGATCGCCGCCCAGCGCGCCTATGAAATGAACTCGCGCGTCATCAAGGCAGCAGACGAAATGCTCTCCGCAACATCCAACCTTCGCTAG
- the flgA gene encoding flagellar basal body P-ring formation chaperone FlgA encodes MKRFSYIVKKHCLRRGWVSLAFSAIALLSITGTSHAQTAQAAQAAQNREPAILIDNVTVSETLVRLGDLFRNAGSLSNKAVFRAPSIGQSGTISALRVIDAARRAGLHHIAPSAIQTVHVQRASELVTEQDVTEGIKAQLRAMGYIAASGRVDMELSSRLIDQHASPAVAHPFDLRNLRFDRNSGRFSTDLFIGGREDIGTIRLTGRAIETVMAPVLTRNMRRGEVVAESDVTLTPMPRQQAMLAKPASIKDIIGMATRQPLRAGIIANEGYFVAPDIVERSANVTILFKAGSLTLSMMGKALTGGAKGDIISVQNVQTNRIVRAQVIDRGLLQINTPTTSIAALGATE; translated from the coding sequence ATGAAACGATTCTCTTACATCGTGAAAAAGCACTGCCTGAGAAGAGGATGGGTCAGCCTCGCCTTTTCCGCGATTGCCCTGCTGTCCATCACAGGCACCAGTCACGCCCAAACCGCACAGGCAGCACAGGCAGCACAGAACAGGGAACCGGCCATACTGATTGACAATGTCACCGTGTCCGAGACCCTCGTTCGCCTCGGCGATCTGTTCAGAAATGCAGGCAGCCTGAGCAACAAGGCTGTCTTCCGCGCCCCGTCCATCGGTCAAAGCGGCACCATCAGCGCGCTGCGCGTGATCGACGCGGCCCGTCGCGCCGGTTTGCACCATATCGCGCCAAGCGCCATTCAGACCGTACATGTGCAGCGCGCTTCCGAACTGGTCACCGAGCAGGATGTGACCGAAGGCATCAAGGCACAATTGCGGGCCATGGGCTATATCGCAGCCTCAGGCCGGGTCGACATGGAACTGTCCAGCCGCCTCATCGACCAGCACGCCTCCCCTGCCGTTGCACATCCCTTTGATCTGCGCAATCTGCGCTTTGATCGCAACAGCGGTCGCTTTTCGACCGACCTGTTCATCGGCGGCCGCGAGGATATCGGCACCATCCGTCTGACCGGACGGGCCATTGAAACTGTTATGGCCCCGGTCCTGACCCGCAACATGCGCCGCGGTGAGGTGGTTGCCGAAAGCGATGTGACCCTGACCCCGATGCCACGCCAGCAGGCTATGCTCGCCAAACCGGCCAGCATCAAGGACATCATCGGCATGGCGACCCGTCAGCCCCTGCGGGCAGGGATCATCGCCAATGAAGGCTACTTCGTTGCCCCCGACATCGTTGAGCGTTCAGCCAACGTGACGATCCTGTTCAAGGCGGGCAGCCTGACATTGAGCATGATGGGCAAGGCCCTGACCGGCGGTGCCAAGGGGGACATCATCTCGGTCCAGAATGTCCAGACCAACCGCATCGTCCGCGCCCAAGTGATTGACCGGGGACTTCTGCAAATCAATACCCCCACCACCAGCATCGCGGCCCTGGGAGCCACAGAATAA
- the flgH gene encoding flagellar basal body L-ring protein FlgH, whose product MKLSHLLSISLMAISLAACGAGDRLKNIGKAPALSGIENPTAQKGYKPVQMPMPTAQPVNYSPNSLWQTGSRAFFKDQRANRVGDILTVEVSITDSAKIDNTSKRSRTNSDNVGLSGSIGNQLASVIPKALIGNGDPSSLAAATSDSTSEGSGEIDRSEAITVTVAAVVLQVLPNGNLVIEGRQEIRVNFEVRELLVAGIVRPEDISSGNTIASEKIAEARIAYGGRGQLTDVQQPRYGQQVMDIILPF is encoded by the coding sequence ATGAAACTCTCTCACTTGCTCTCAATCAGCCTGATGGCAATTTCGCTGGCCGCTTGCGGCGCTGGTGATCGCCTGAAAAATATCGGCAAGGCCCCGGCCCTGTCCGGCATCGAAAACCCGACGGCTCAAAAAGGCTACAAACCGGTCCAGATGCCGATGCCAACTGCGCAACCGGTCAATTACAGCCCGAACTCCCTGTGGCAGACCGGGTCCCGCGCCTTCTTCAAGGATCAGCGCGCCAACCGCGTCGGCGACATCCTGACCGTCGAGGTTTCGATCACCGACAGCGCCAAGATCGACAATACCTCGAAACGGTCGCGCACCAATTCCGACAATGTCGGCCTGTCGGGCAGCATCGGCAACCAGCTTGCCAGCGTCATTCCCAAGGCCCTGATCGGCAACGGCGATCCATCCTCGCTGGCGGCCGCCACATCGGATTCAACCTCTGAAGGGTCCGGCGAGATCGACCGCTCCGAAGCCATCACCGTGACGGTCGCCGCAGTCGTTCTGCAGGTTCTGCCCAATGGCAATCTGGTGATTGAAGGACGTCAGGAAATCCGCGTCAACTTCGAGGTGCGCGAACTGTTGGTCGCTGGCATTGTCCGGCCGGAAGACATTTCGTCAGGCAACACGATCGCCTCGGAAAAAATTGCCGAAGCCCGCATCGCCTACGGCGGCAGAGGTCAACTCACCGATGTCCAGCAGCCACGCTACGGCCAGCAAGTCATGGACATCATCCTGCCATTCTGA
- the dksA gene encoding RNA polymerase-binding protein DksA, translated as MSVEIEDDYRPTDNEPFMNERQTEYFRRKLFKWRDDILRESRETLQHLQDDSSNHPDLVDRASSETDRAIELRARDRQRKLISKIDAALKRIEDGSYGYCEDTGEPISLKRLDARPTATLSIEAQERHERREKVYRDD; from the coding sequence ATGTCGGTCGAGATAGAAGATGACTATCGTCCAACGGACAATGAGCCCTTCATGAATGAACGGCAGACGGAATATTTCCGCCGCAAACTTTTCAAGTGGCGGGACGATATTCTGCGCGAAAGCCGCGAGACTTTGCAACACCTTCAAGATGACAGTTCAAACCATCCGGATCTCGTGGATCGGGCGTCTTCCGAGACGGACCGCGCCATCGAGCTCAGGGCCCGGGATCGCCAGCGCAAGCTGATCTCGAAGATCGATGCCGCATTGAAGCGGATCGAGGATGGCTCCTATGGCTATTGTGAGGATACGGGCGAACCGATCTCTCTCAAGCGTCTGGATGCCCGACCAACGGCAACCTTGTCTATTGAGGCACAGGAACGCCATGAGCGTCGGGAAAAGGTCTATCGGGACGATTGA
- a CDS encoding flagellar assembly protein FliX, with protein MRIQSNNPATQLGKSGSAGRARSSSSSFSVPQESGQTSQAQQTSHSAGLSDVTSLLALQGVEDPLHGKRRKAIRKGNRMLDLLEDVRLGLLSGNLSMSILHQLERLTEMAESSGDARIDALVEEIGLRAQVELAKLEGHRAG; from the coding sequence ATGCGCATTCAATCAAACAACCCAGCCACACAACTTGGCAAATCGGGTTCCGCAGGTCGTGCGCGCAGCAGCTCAAGCAGCTTTTCCGTGCCGCAGGAAAGTGGCCAGACGAGCCAGGCGCAGCAGACCTCTCACTCTGCTGGTTTGAGTGATGTCACCTCGCTTCTCGCATTGCAGGGGGTCGAGGATCCGTTGCATGGCAAGCGGCGCAAGGCGATCCGCAAAGGCAACCGGATGTTGGATCTGCTGGAAGATGTGCGTCTTGGGCTGTTGTCCGGCAATCTGTCCATGTCGATTTTGCATCAGCTGGAGCGCCTGACCGAGATGGCAGAATCAAGCGGAGACGCGCGAATCGATGCCCTTGTCGAGGAAATCGGTTTGAGAGCACAGGTAGAACTGGCAAAGTTGGAGGGGCATCGCGCAGGTTGA
- a CDS encoding flagellar basal body P-ring protein FlgI: MSIRSALLIALSALCLAVLPAQSASRIKDIVDFEGIRDNQLIGYGLVVGLNGTGDSLGSAPFTKQSLQAMLERMGVKISDSNLNTKNVAAVMVTANLPPFSVQGSRIDVTISALGDAKSLQGGTLMVTPLMGADGEAYAIAQGSIAIGGFSAKGDAATITQGVPTAGRIANGGLVERELPFKLASMSTMRLSLRNPDLTTARRIAQSINDLIGQPVAEPLNPTEVRLSLPRNFNGNMVDLVTDIEQLLIEPDLPAKIVIDETTGIIVMGQEVRVSTVAIAQGNLTVTVSEAPQVAQPNPLANGETTVVPRSQVDVSTDSDKKLALLQGSVPLRDLVSGLNALGVGPRDMISILQAIKAAGALQAEIEVM, encoded by the coding sequence ATGTCAATTCGCTCTGCTCTTCTGATTGCACTGTCTGCATTGTGCTTGGCTGTTCTGCCAGCGCAGAGTGCATCCCGGATCAAGGACATCGTCGATTTTGAAGGCATTCGAGACAACCAGCTGATCGGTTATGGTCTGGTTGTCGGCCTCAATGGCACGGGTGACTCACTGGGCAGCGCCCCCTTCACCAAGCAGAGCCTGCAGGCCATGCTGGAACGGATGGGCGTCAAGATTTCCGACAGCAACCTGAACACCAAGAATGTCGCAGCCGTCATGGTCACCGCCAACCTGCCACCCTTCAGCGTGCAGGGTTCGCGCATTGACGTTACCATCAGCGCTCTGGGTGACGCCAAGAGCCTGCAGGGCGGCACCCTGATGGTCACCCCCTTGATGGGTGCGGATGGCGAAGCCTATGCCATCGCGCAGGGCTCCATCGCAATCGGCGGCTTCTCGGCCAAAGGCGATGCAGCTACCATCACCCAAGGGGTGCCTACCGCAGGTCGCATTGCCAATGGTGGCCTTGTGGAACGCGAATTGCCCTTCAAGCTGGCCAGCATGTCCACCATGCGCCTGTCTTTGCGCAATCCGGACCTGACCACCGCCCGCCGCATCGCCCAATCGATCAATGACCTGATTGGCCAGCCGGTTGCCGAGCCGCTGAACCCGACCGAAGTGCGCCTGTCCCTGCCGCGCAATTTCAACGGCAACATGGTGGATCTGGTCACCGACATCGAACAATTGCTGATCGAGCCGGACCTGCCAGCCAAGATCGTCATTGACGAGACCACCGGCATCATCGTCATGGGTCAGGAAGTGCGCGTCAGCACCGTAGCCATTGCGCAAGGCAACCTGACGGTTACCGTCTCCGAGGCCCCGCAGGTCGCCCAGCCAAACCCCTTGGCCAATGGCGAAACCACCGTCGTGCCTCGCTCTCAGGTGGATGTCTCGACAGACTCCGATAAGAAACTGGCCCTGTTGCAAGGCAGCGTGCCCCTGCGCGATCTGGTCTCCGGCCTCAACGCGCTGGGCGTCGGCCCCCGCGACATGATCTCCATCCTTCAGGCCATCAAGGCCGCAGGCGCCCTTCAGGCAGAAATCGAGGTGATGTAA
- a CDS encoding rod-binding protein, with translation MTTLNATPFSITPNQGLNSQLNSKEQARAVAEQFEGVFLNQMMSAMFEGVGKDDAFGGSYAEETYRGLLTETYADTITKSGGIGIADSIMRELISLQEMEQ, from the coding sequence ATGACCACTCTGAATGCAACACCTTTTTCCATCACGCCCAATCAGGGCTTGAACTCCCAGCTCAACAGCAAGGAACAGGCGCGCGCCGTAGCCGAACAGTTTGAAGGCGTCTTTCTCAATCAGATGATGTCTGCCATGTTCGAAGGCGTGGGCAAGGATGATGCCTTCGGCGGTTCCTACGCCGAGGAAACCTATCGCGGCCTGTTGACCGAAACCTATGCCGACACCATCACCAAATCCGGCGGGATCGGCATTGCCGACTCCATCATGCGCGAATTGATCAGCCTTCAGGAAATGGAGCAATAA
- a CDS encoding D-glycero-alpha-D-manno-heptose-1,7-bisphosphate 7-phosphatase, with protein MTGAPYLIFLDRDGTLIRHIPYLCDPDAVELLPGVRDGLVRLKEAGHLLFLHTNQSGVGRGYFTLEQAIACNERMIELLAFPSSPFEAICVAPEHPDAEPVHRKPSPRFALEMAKRHDATPDQIVYIGDTPSDLLAAQAAGGLGIGVNSGDGPLPDRLKAQGLEAVFPVFDCFGAAVSHILATDLDSTKRDTETP; from the coding sequence ATGACCGGTGCTCCCTATCTGATTTTTCTCGACCGGGACGGCACCCTGATCCGGCATATCCCCTATTTGTGCGATCCCGATGCCGTTGAGCTGCTGCCCGGTGTGCGCGATGGTTTGGTGCGCCTCAAGGAAGCAGGCCATTTGCTGTTTCTTCACACCAACCAGTCCGGGGTTGGTCGGGGCTATTTCACGTTGGAGCAAGCCATCGCCTGCAACGAGCGAATGATCGAGCTGCTTGCCTTCCCGTCCTCTCCCTTCGAAGCCATCTGCGTGGCACCGGAGCATCCCGACGCAGAACCGGTCCACCGCAAACCCTCCCCCCGCTTTGCCCTTGAAATGGCCAAGCGACATGACGCCACGCCCGACCAGATTGTCTATATCGGTGACACCCCGTCCGATCTGCTGGCCGCACAAGCCGCAGGAGGTCTCGGCATTGGCGTCAATAGCGGCGACGGCCCGCTGCCCGACAGGCTGAAGGCGCAAGGGTTGGAGGCTGTCTTCCCGGTCTTTGATTGCTTTGGCGCCGCTGTCAGCCATATCCTTGCGACAGACTTGGACAGCACAAAGAGGGACACGGAAACTCCATGA
- a CDS encoding sugar phosphate nucleotidyltransferase → MTNMPLLVLAGGFGTRLQSVVHDVPKPLAPVHGRPFLAYMLDNWRDAGIRDFVFLLHHRAEQIEAFLEDQFAQPSFEGCSCRSIIEAQPLGTGGSLANALAELAIEETFLATNADTWLPAGMEAMVKADGQAMAITHVENANRYGRVQFDKDRIIAFEEKQNQSESGWINAGIYRLNPHCLTDWDGSFLSLEAEILPKLVKSGAIRAIKIDCAFIDIGVPADYEYFQAMIAEQGI, encoded by the coding sequence ATGACAAACATGCCTCTTTTGGTTTTGGCCGGGGGGTTCGGCACCCGTCTGCAATCCGTTGTCCATGATGTCCCCAAGCCGCTCGCCCCGGTTCATGGCCGCCCGTTCCTCGCCTATATGCTGGACAATTGGCGTGATGCAGGCATCCGCGATTTTGTGTTCCTGTTGCATCACCGGGCCGAGCAGATCGAAGCCTTTCTGGAAGACCAGTTCGCCCAGCCCAGCTTTGAAGGTTGCAGCTGTCGCTCCATCATCGAGGCTCAGCCTCTGGGCACCGGAGGGTCTTTAGCCAATGCCTTGGCAGAGCTTGCCATTGAGGAGACATTCCTTGCCACCAATGCCGACACCTGGCTGCCAGCCGGAATGGAAGCCATGGTCAAGGCAGACGGGCAAGCCATGGCCATTACCCATGTCGAGAATGCCAACCGCTATGGCCGCGTTCAATTCGACAAAGACCGGATCATTGCCTTTGAAGAAAAACAGAACCAAAGCGAGTCGGGCTGGATCAATGCAGGCATTTATCGCCTCAATCCGCACTGTCTGACCGATTGGGATGGATCATTTCTGTCGTTGGAGGCTGAGATTCTGCCGAAACTGGTGAAATCCGGCGCAATCCGCGCCATCAAGATCGATTGTGCCTTCATCGACATTGGCGTTCCTGCTGATTATGAGTATTTTCAAGCGATGATCGCAGAACAGGGAATCTAG
- a CDS encoding CBS domain-containing protein codes for MPLDKFQIHQNATLRETLVKIEKNHEGCILVTDDADRVIAIATDGDIRRKLLADMTLEDPISHCGNADFMAADLKTPRELLLKQLDQKIRLIPVLDEDGKLVQVVTKKHVPIQIEEPVYARARAPVRVSFGGGGSDLTHFFSDHQGAVINSTISSYSHATLRKRKDLKVIISSLDLGETLKADNLQEAFTKPGPFNLILALLRTIQPAFGFELYVNSDFPLKSGLGGSSAVSAAILGCFNQFRQDRWDRHELAELAFQAERLYLDIAGGWQDQYATVFGGFNFMEFGMEQTVVNPLRINDDILFELEESLVLCNTGTVHESGEIHDDQRKTMLNAEIRALVSRSVELTYQLRNDLLRGRLMQFGQSLHELWKIKRQLSGKISTDELDRIYDAALELGAIGGKILGAGGGGFFLFYVPPFKKHKVMTGLQAMGLTTLPFRFEADGLNAWTIREGKQSLED; via the coding sequence GTGCCTCTCGATAAATTTCAGATCCATCAGAATGCCACACTTCGGGAAACGCTGGTCAAGATCGAGAAAAATCACGAAGGCTGCATTCTGGTGACCGATGATGCGGATCGGGTCATTGCTATTGCCACCGACGGCGACATCCGGCGCAAACTGCTCGCGGACATGACCCTCGAAGACCCGATTAGCCATTGCGGCAATGCCGATTTCATGGCCGCTGACTTGAAAACCCCGCGCGAGTTGCTGCTTAAACAGCTTGATCAGAAAATTCGACTGATCCCGGTGCTCGATGAGGATGGCAAGTTGGTGCAGGTCGTCACCAAAAAACACGTCCCGATCCAGATTGAGGAACCGGTCTATGCCCGCGCCCGCGCGCCCGTCCGGGTCAGCTTTGGCGGCGGCGGGTCGGACCTGACCCACTTTTTCTCTGATCATCAGGGCGCGGTGATCAATTCCACCATTTCCTCCTATTCCCACGCCACCTTGCGCAAACGCAAGGATTTGAAGGTGATCATTTCGTCCCTTGATCTGGGCGAGACCCTCAAGGCTGACAATCTGCAAGAGGCTTTCACCAAACCGGGGCCCTTCAATCTGATTTTGGCTCTGCTGCGCACCATCCAGCCAGCCTTCGGCTTTGAACTCTATGTCAATTCCGATTTTCCGCTGAAATCCGGACTTGGCGGCTCGTCGGCGGTGTCGGCTGCCATCCTTGGCTGCTTCAACCAGTTCCGGCAGGACCGTTGGGACCGCCATGAACTGGCCGAACTGGCCTTTCAGGCCGAACGCCTCTATCTCGACATTGCCGGCGGTTGGCAGGACCAATATGCGACCGTTTTCGGCGGCTTCAACTTCATGGAATTCGGCATGGAGCAGACGGTGGTCAATCCCTTGCGGATCAATGACGACATCCTGTTCGAGCTAGAAGAGAGCCTTGTTCTGTGCAACACCGGCACCGTGCATGAATCCGGCGAAATCCACGATGATCAGCGCAAGACCATGTTGAATGCCGAAATCCGCGCGCTGGTCAGCCGCTCGGTCGAGCTGACCTATCAGCTGCGCAACGATCTGCTGCGCGGCCGCCTGATGCAATTTGGCCAGAGCTTGCATGAATTATGGAAGATCAAGCGCCAATTGAGCGGCAAGATCAGCACCGACGAACTTGACCGCATTTATGATGCGGCCCTCGAATTGGGGGCCATTGGCGGCAAGATTTTGGGTGCTGGCGGCGGCGGCTTTTTCCTCTTTTATGTTCCGCCCTTCAAAAAGCATAAAGTCATGACCGGTTTGCAGGCCATGGGCCTGACGACCCTGCCCTTCCGCTTTGAAGCTGATGGCCTGAATGCCTGGACCATCCGCGAAGGCAAGCAATCCCTCGAAGATTAG